GTCATTTTTATTGATGTCGAAAAGACCGTCAAAATGATGAATAGTTTAGGACAACACTATTATGCTTCTTTTATTAAGACCGACCAATTAAATGATGATGGTATTGATGATAGGTTCCATTCTATTATTGAAGACTGCTTTAACAATAAGGCAGGGCAACGAATGGAACTACAAAACAATCAAAAGATTTTTGATATTCGTTTTTCAACCTTGTTATCAGCTAATTCAGATAGTGTTTACGGTATTTTATTACTTATCGAAGATGTCACCTATGCTAAACAGCTAATATCGATGAGAGAAGAATTAATTACAAATGTTTCTCATGATTTTAGAACACCTTTATCAACGATTAAAGGCTATAGCGAGGCAATTCTTGATAATATCGCCGAGAGTGTTGAAGAAAAGAATGAAATGGCAAAAATTATTTATGATGAGGCAACAGAAATGAGCTTGACCATAGATAGCTTGCTAGATCTTTCCAGAATAAAGGCTGGTTATGTCCATTTGAATTATGAAATGGTTCAATTGCATGACTTTTTTGATCGTCTTCATCATCGTTTTAAGGATAAATTGGAGAAAGAGCAGATTGATTTTTCTGTTGAAATTGAAAATAACTTAGAGTATTTATTATGTGATGAAGAAAAAATGCACCATGTTTTTTATAATTTGATTGATAATGCCATCCGCTATTCTGCAGATCCAGAAGCCAGAGATAAACGATTTATTCGTATCCATGTTCATTTGGATGATGTCTTGGACAAGGTATTGATAAAAGTATCTGATAATGGGATTGGTATTACACAAGAGAGTATTCCTTTTATTTTTGAGCGATTTTATAAAGATGATAAGGCCAGGTCAAGACCAAGCAATGGCTCCGGTATTGGACTGTCTCTCGTTCATTCGATTATTTATGAACATAAAGGTCATGTGACAGTTGACAGCGTTCAGGATGAGGGAACGACTTTTATTGTGACACTTCCGTATGCGGAAGAACTCTACGATAACGAAAAAAATACTTCAAATTAAAAATAATGTTTGACTATTTATTCACAATAACGTATAGTGAAACTATAAAAAATAAATAAAATATGAAACGTCTTCAGGGCAGGGTGAAATTCCCGACCGGTGGTTAGAGTCCACGAGCTTTTATCAGTTTTGATAAAAGTTGAACTGGTGAAATTCCAGTACCGACAGTATAGTCTGGATGGAAGAAGATAATGTTTCTTTGATATGCAAGTCATCAAAGGGCCATTTCTACCTTTTTTAGAAGACAGGGTGAAATAGGTCTTTTTTGTTGTCTTAGAAACGGATTCTCTGAGATAGTTTCGCAGGAGGAATTCATATGTTGAAAGGTAACACACATCGTTTAGTTGGTATTTCATTATTTGGTGCATTAGGATTTGTTTTAATGTTTATTGCATTTCCTGTTATACCCGCTTTTTCTTATTTGAAAGTAGATTTTAGTGATTTACCGATCTTACTATCATTTCTATTGTACGGCCCGGTTGGTGGCGTTATGTCGACCTTAATACGGTCCATCTTACATTATATTCAAACTGGCGGGGATATGGGCTATCCGATTGGTGATTTTGCAAGTTTCATTGCAACACTAGCATACTGTTTCCCAGCTTACTGGTTGCTTAAAAAATCGAAGAGTCAAAAAAGTGCGATTGTAGCATTTTTATTGGGAACACTCTCATTAACAGTCGTTCTGTCGATTGCTAATCTGTATATCATTACACCTTTATATTTGAAGATTTTGAACTTTAGCGTCGGGAACATAACAGAATACATTTTAGCAGGTGTTGTACCCTTTAATTTGGTAAAAGGAACGATTATTAGTATTGTTTTCTTAATGGTGCTGCCTAAATTGCGACCTTGGCTTGTTAAACAAAATAAAATGCTGACGGTTAAGTAAAAAATTGCATGACTAATTAGGATAATGAATAACAAAAATGAGGTTGGATTTTTTCCAACCTCATTTTTTATTATTCAAAAGGCGTATTAGAACGAAGAATTGCGCCAGTTGGGCAACTCGTATATGCTTTTTTGAATACGTCTAGTTCATCGTTTTCGACAGCAATAATGCCTTTATTGTCGTCTTTTTTTGTATAAGCGATGCCATCTTGATCGTACTCATATAAATCTGGCGCTATTAATTGGCATAATCCGCAAGCAATACAACTTTCCTTGTTAATTTTGGTATAATGCATAAGAACACAACTTTCTGTATAGAGGTAGGTGCAATTGTGGAACTCACATATTTAGATTATCTGTTTTTAGATATTTTTTCAATGAAAGAGCCTAGAAAAATAAATTCACTTTACCATATTTTATCTGGCAAGCGAACTGTATCCGTCATGTTACAAGCCATCCGTTATCAATTGGCGCCTTACTATGGTTTATTAGGTAAATTGAAACGTGATAGTTTTGAAAATAAGCTTAATTATTTTGAACAAGTTGGCTTATTAACATCAACAACTGACGGTCTTCTATTAACACAAACGGGTCAAAATCTTTGTCAGGATTTTTTCAGAGACCATACTAGAATTATAGAAAGCGGTCAGATGAGACATGCTTTAATTTTACCACAATTTAAAAGTCGTTTTTTATTCTTGATTCAAGTTTCATCAGAATCAGCTCATAAAAATAACCACTACGTGCCTCTGCAATTACGATTAACAGAGCAAAGTTGGCTTAAAAGCTATATTAAAGAACAGCAACTCGAAAAAGATGTACTAGCAAAGAAACTTGGACATGAACTCCTTCGATTGTTGGAAGAGGTTGAAGGACTTCAGGCAGGACTATTCGTTTGCCAATTTGAAGGGAATAAGCTTAGTCGAAAAACAGCAAATCAGCTTTCGTTATTAACTGGTTTAGAAGAAACTGAAATTTTAATGGCTTGGCATCAAGATTGGTTAAGGCTAATGGATGCTGTTTCGCTTAAAGAACACAGCTTCCCACTCATCTTTCACATCTATCAGCAATTATCCTTAGAAGGGCGATTATGTCCGCCAAGTACAAGGGATACATATGTATTATGGATGGCGGGTCATCCATTGGATAGAATTGCTCATATGAGAGACTTAAAAGCTTCAACAATAAATGATCATCTATCAGAAATTGCGATTTTGTATCGTCATTTTCCATTCGATAAAATTTTAACAGCTGAGATGATGACCTTTGTGGCTCAAGCAAACAGTGAGGGTCTAGCTTTGGATCATCAAGCGATTCAAAGCCATTTTCCGAAGATTAGTTTTTTTGAAAATCGTTTGATGCAAATTATGAATGGAGGAGGACTAGTGTGGAAGAACTAAATCTTGAAGTCATCTTAACCGAACGGTTTGGTTTTGACCACTTTAAAACAGGGCAAAAAGAAGCGATTCAAGCATTACTTAAAGGCAAAAATGTTATTTCAGTTCTTCCAACTGGAACAGGGAAATCACTTATCTATCAATTTACTGGCTATATGTTAGACGGGATGGTTCTAATTGTTTCACCTTTATTATCACTCATGGATAATCAAGTTGCTCAGATGCGATTAGCAGGAGAGAAACGAACAGCAGCCCTTAATAGTATGCTATCTCGTCCAGAACGCCACTATATTGAACAACATTTAGGTCAATATAAGTTTTTGTTTGTATCACCAGAAATGTTACAGTCCTCTTATTTTATGTCATTACTGAGTGAAATTAAAATTGGGTTGTTTGTCGTTGATGAGGCGCATTGTATCTCCCAGTGGGGACAAGATTTTAGACCGGATTATTTGTTTTTAGGAGATGTTCGAAGCAAACTCGCTTATCCACGCACCCTTGCGCTAACAGCAACAGCGCCTCGAACGGTGATTAATGATATTCAAGAAACATTACACTTAAAGGATAATGTTATGTTAGACCGAACAGACCCTAATCGCTCGAATATTTTTTATCACATTATGGAAATTCATCCACAAGAGAAGGATGATCAACTTATAAGTTTGCTGGCAGATTATCCGATGCCAGCGGTTATTTACTTTTCTAGTAAAAAGCAAGCTGATAGCGTTAGCCAGTTAATTAGCGAACGAACACAACTTAAGGTGGATACCTATCATGCTGATCGTAGCTCAGAAGACAGGACAACCATCCAGAGGCAGTTTCTGAGTAATAAGTTAGATGTAATTTGTGCGACATCAGCTTTTGGAATGGGAATTAACAAAGAGAACATTCGCAGTATTATTCATTACCACCTACCTAATACCGTAGAAGAATATATTCAGGAGGTTGGTCGAGCGGGGCGAGATGGCAAACAGAGTATGGCTACTTTGTTATATAGCTATACAGATTTGGCCTTTAAATACAGAAAAACGATTGAGACAGACTTAACAAAGGGTGTAGTGGACACCTTGCTTCAAACGAGGGATTCTCAACTAGTTAATCTATCAGATGCTGATCAAGCCATGTTGCAAATTATTCGCTATAAACAGATGACCAGTGACCAAGCTCTTGACTTTGTTGAAAACCGTACACTCATCCGAACAAATCAATTAAAAGCCATGCAGCAGTTTATTGAAGCGAAGCAGTGTCGAAGGGATATTATTTCGCGTTATTTTGAACACGATACCCAAGAGAAACCAAAGTGGTGCTGTTCGCATTGTCAGCCGGATAACCAGCTTTTATTACAGGAAATGTCTAGTCAGAGTGTTTTAGTTGGTCAGCAAGAAGAAACATTAACAAATTGGAAAGAATTGATTAAAGAACTGTTTGATTTAAAAAAATAACTTTTTTCGTAGATTAAATGTGCTACAATAAGGTCGATGAAGTTTTAGGAGGAAAGTGGATGAGTAAGAAAAATAAAAATCAAGAAGAGCCTTGGTCTAGACGCTTTGGAGAAGACGAGAGTAACAATACCCGTCAATATTCACGTTCTGCCAGAAAGTATAAGAAACAAGAAATAGCGCCTTTATATAAGGTTATTCTATTTGTCTTTCTCGCTTTACTTGTCATCCCGTTTGCAACTTATGCATGGAGTGAAAAAACTAAAAAAGATCCTGAACCACAGACTGCTGAACAAGTAATGGTTAAAAAACCACAATCAGCTCAGTCGTCATCAGGAAGTCAGGTTTCCTCAGAAGAGGAATCTAGTGAAGAATCGGTATCCTCATCTGAGTCAGTAGACGAACAATCATCTGAATCTCGTCCAATTGAATCAGAAGAAAAACCAGAAAGTTCAACTCCTTCATCAGAAGCAACACCACCAGTTGAATCAACACCAGTGGAAGAAGAACCTAATGACGGTGTTTATTCAAATACATATACGATTAAAGCTGGCGATAATTTATATCGTATTGCGGTTAATCATGGTATGACTTTGGATGAATTAAAAGAAGCAAATGGCTTAACGAGCGAAGTAGCAGAAATTGGCGTCGTTTTAAAAGTTAAATAATAGAAATTCCCTTAGGTCTGCGTTTAACGCAGACCTTGGTTTTTGAGTAACTATATCACTATTTGGAGGAAAACCTTGGAAAATTTCAGTATTGCAATTGATGGACCGGCATCTGCCGGTAAAAGTACCATCGCTAAAAAAGTAGCTAGTCATCTTGGCTTTATCTACCTCGATACAGGAGCAATGTATCGTTCGTTGACTTATGCAGCATTAAAAGCTGAGTTAGTATTAGAGGACGAAGCGGCATTAGTCTCTCTATTAAATACAATTGAGATTACTTTCTCATATGAGGGAGACCAACAAAAAGTCTTTGTTAACGGAGAAGATGTTACTGACCGAATTAGAGAAAAAGATGTCACTCAAAATGTGAGCTTAGTTTCTTCTCATGAAAAGGTAAGAGCGGAAATGGTTGCACGCCAGCAACACATTGCTGAAACAGGAGAAATTGTGATGGATGGTCGTGACATCGGAACGGTTGTTTTACCAGCAGCTGATTTGAAGGTTTTCCTGATCGCATCTGCAGAAGAACGTGCACTAAGACGTTATAAAGAGTCAATTGACAAAGGCATGTCAGTTTCCTTAGAACAATTAACGAAAGAGCTGATCGAACGCGATCATTATGATTCAAATCGTACAGCCTCACCTTTGAAAAAGGCTGAAGATGCAGTTGAATTGGATTCAACTCACCTGACAATTGAACAAGTTGTTGAAGAAGTTCTTAGATTGGCTAAAGAAAGATTAAAAAACTAAAATAATCCTGCTAAAGACGGTTCTAAATTCGACATTACTGGACGATATATAAAGAAAATGTTAAAATGATTCTATATGGTTATACGTTTTCAACTGTTTGTCTGTTTGGAATTTTGGGCGGATAAACTTGCGTAAGAATGATACTAGGAGGAATAGGCATATGGCAGATTTTAAAGAGCATTCACAAGCAAATGAAGAAGAATTAGTAACGATGGATCAAATGTTGGACGCATATCCACCACTTGAAGTTGGAGATACGGTTCAAGGAGAAGTCCTAACAATTGAAGATAACCAAGCGATTGTTGGTATTAGCGGACGAGGCGTAGAAGGTGTTATTCCTTACAAAGAGCTATCTGCGAAACCATTTGATGACATTAAAGAAGTGATTAATGTTGGCGATGTTGTTGACTTAGTCGTTATTAAACAAATTAAAGACAAAGAAAATGGTAGCTTCTTATTATCGAAACGTCGTCTAGATGCTAAAAAAGTTTGGAAAGACATTCAAGAAAAATATGACAACAATGAGTACATTGAAGCACCTGTTAAAGAAGTTGTTAAAGGTGGTTTAGTTGTTGATGTTGGTGTTCGTGGTTTCGTACCGGCATCAATGGTAGAAGAATACTTTGTAGAAGATTTCTCTAGCTACAAAGGAAAAACAATGACATTCAAAATTGTTGAATTGGAGCCAAGCGAAAATCGTTTAATCCTATCTCACAAAGCAGTTGTTGAAGCTGAAAAAGAAACAATGAGAGAAGAAGTAATGTCTAACTTAGCTGAAGGGGACACACTAGAAGGAACAGTTGCTCGTCTAACAAACTTTGGTGCATTTATTGACCTTGGTGGCGTTGATGGACTTGTTCATATCTCTCAAATTGCTCACGAACATGTGAACAACCCAGGTGATGTGTTAACGATCGGCGAAAAAGTAACAGTTAAAGTATTATCAGTAGATAAAGAACGTGGCCGTGTATCATTAAGTATCAAGGATACACTACCAGGACCATGGGAATTAGTTGAAGAAAAAGCAGCTGTTGACTCTGTTTTAACAGGAACTGTTAAACGTTTAACTAGTTTTGGTGCGTTTGTTGAAGTATTCCCAGGTGTAGAAGGATTAGTTCATATTTCTCAAATTTCTCACCAACATATTGCAACGCCTCATGAAGTTCTAGAAGAAGGCCAAGAAATTGAAGTGAAAGTGTTAGATGTTAAACCAGAAGAACACCGTCTATCACTGAGCATCAAAGCTTTGCAAGCTCAAAAAGAAGAGGAAGCGTCATCTGAAACTGTAGAAGAGTATACAGGGTCTTATGAAGATGAGTCTGACTCATCATTTACATTAGGTGATGTTCTTGGAGAACAACTAAAAGACTTGCAAGATAACGAATAAACAAAATGCTGATAGGACATGGATGTCTATCCATGTCCTTTTTTATGGATTAAATAAAATTTAGGAGTGATGAAAATGCCGAATCCTGTTATTGCTATTGTAGGAAGACCAAACGTCGGAAAATCGACTATTTTTAATCGTCTTGCGGGAGAAAGGATTTCCATCGTTGAAGATATTCCTGGAGTGACGAGAGACCGAATTTATGCTGAAGGTGAATGGTTAGGCCGTACATTTGATATCATCGATACAGGTGGAATTGATTTAAAGGATGAACCATTTATGAGCCAAATTAAATTGCAGGCTCAAGTTGCAATGGAAGAAGCTGATATTATTGTCTTTATTACCAGTGTACGTGAAGGCGTAACAGAAGGTGATGAGAACGTTGCACGCTTACTTTACCAATCTGGTAAACCGGTCATACTTGCAGTTAACAAAGCAGATAACCCGGAGATGCGTGCTGATATTTTTGATTTTTATAGTTTAGGATTAGGCGAACCATATCCGATTTCAGGAAGTCACGGTCTAGGCCTAGGTGACTTGTTGGATGCAGTTGTATCTGAGTTGCCACCAGAAGAACATTTCCAAGATGAAGAAGATGTGATTAATTTCTGTTTAATTGGTCGACCAAATGTTGGGAAATCATCGCTTGTGAATGCCATTTTAGGTGAAGACCGCGTGATTGTATCAGACATTGCAGGTACAACGCGTGATGCCATTGATACAAGCTTTGTTGACGACGAAGGTGTCAAATTTAAAATGATTGATACGGCTGGTATTCGTAAACGTGGAAAGGTAACAGAATCAACTGAGAAATTCAGTGTGATGCGTGCAATGCGTGCGATTGACCGCTCTGATATTGTCTTAATGGTATTGAATGCTGAAGAAGGTATTCAAGAACAAGATAAACGTGTTGCCGGTTATGCTCATGATGCAGGTAAGGGTATTGTAATTGTCGTTAATAAGTGGGATAAAATTGAAAAAGATAATCACACGATGAATAAGTTTGAAGAAAAAATTCGTGATGAGTTTCAATATTTATCTTATGCGCCGATTATTTATGTATCTGCGTTAACTAAACAACGCCTTGTTCAAATTCCTGACAAAATTAAAGAGGTTAGCGAATCTCAAAATCGTCGTATTTCGTCATCGTTATTGAATGATGTCCTAATGGATGCTATTGCGAGAAACCCTACGCCAACTGATAAAGGAAGACGCTTGAAAATCTATTACATGACACAAGTTGGCTCTAAACCACCAACATTTGTCTTGTTTGTAAATGATCCAGAGTTACTCCATTTTTCTTATGAGCGCTTTATTGAAAATCAAATTCGAAACACCTTTAGTTTTGATGGTACACCATTTAGAATTATTGCAAGACAAAAGAAATAAAGTGAAATAACGGTCGAAAAAACGTTATAATCATTGCAGTACCAACTATTCTATGATATTCTGTATTAGGAATTACCGATGAAAAGTTGGTAGTCCTTCACTATTTTTGGACCACTCAAAAGTAGTTCATCATGTTTTTTAATAGATAGCTATAAAAGCATGGATCTTCTTTTTTTGGCAGGAGGTGAAAACAACATGACAAACAAAGCTGAATTAGTAGAACGCGTTGCTGATAAAACAAACCTTACAAAAAAGGAAGTTACAGCTACTGTAGATGCATTATTTGAAGCAATTCAAGAAGCTTTACAAAACGGTGAAAAAGTTCAAGTTATCGGATTTGGTAACTTTGAAGTACGTGACCGTGCTGCTCGTAAAGGACGTAACCCTCAAACAGGGGAAGAAATCCAAATCGAAGCAACTAAAGTACCTGCTTTCAAACCAGGTAAAGCATTGAAAGATGCAGTTAAAGGGTAATTAAACTTATCTAGACCGAAGACATGATGTCTTCGGTTTTTTTATTGTCTAAAAATAGCCATTTACTTACAGAAATTTAAGATTGTGGTAAAATGAATTCAGAAGCATAGGGTAGGTGGACGTATTGAATAATGAAGCAAAAAAAATGTTTGAAGCAATTAGGCTCAACGAACAAGAAGAAGCGTTCGTTCATTTTGAAGAATCGCTTAAGCAGTCGAAGGAAGAGCAAGATGTCAATGGACTTGCAGAATTCGGCCAAGCATTACACTTAGCAGGCTTTTTAGACCAAGCTAAGGATGTTTATGATTTACTAAAGGAAATAGCTCCAGGTTTAACTGAATGGGATTTATTCTTGGCCGAAATCGCCATTGATCAAAATCGGATTGAGGATGGACTGGATATTCTTCTCCAAATCGATCAAACGAGTGACTTATATCCAAACGCCTTATTAATGATGGCAGATGCTTATCAAACAATGGGACTTTACGAAGTTAGTGAATACAAGATTAAAGAAGCTATGAAAATCTTGCCAGATGAGGTTGTTTTAACTTATGCACTGGCACAGTTATACCATTCAAATGGAAAATATAAAGAAGCCATTAGTCTCTATGAAGATTTAGTTGAAAAAGACACTGTGGATATGTGGCAAGAAAACCTATTTATTTTATTAGCAGACTGCCATAATGTGATTGGTAATTTTGAAGAAGGGATTGAGTATCTGGAGCAACTTTATGATGATCAACATACGTCTGATAGTTTATTCCAGCTAGGATTTGCTTATTTGCAAGTGAAGCAGTATAACCGATCTATTAAAATTTTGGAACAGCTACTTGAGAAGGATCCTGACTATAATACGGCTTACTACTATTTAGCAGTCTCGTTAGAGGAAGACCATCAACATCAAGAAGCGCTTGAAATGATCAAGCGAGCGATTGCTGTCAACGCCTTCCAAGCAGATTATTATTTGTTAGAAGCTAAATTAAACCTTAAGTTAGATAATAAGGTAGAAGCAGAAGCTGCTCTAGACCGTGCACTGGGATTAGAGCCAGATTTAATGGAAGCGCAGTTGTTGAAGTTAGATTTGTTGATCGGTCAAGATGCTTTTGAAGAAGTCGTCAACGTGATTGAAGCTGAGGATGACGCCAATAAGCAAAATCAACAATTCCAATGGCGATTAGCAAAAGCTTATAATGAACTTGAAGATTACGACAAGGCAGGGTTAGCGTTTGAACAAGCCTATCTGACATTAGCGGATAACTTATCCTTCTTAGAAGATTACAGTGACTTTTTAAGAGAAGAAGGGAACCAAGAGAAATTAGCAGAATTAGTAGCTAAGGCGCTAATGTTAGATGCTAATCATCCTTATTTCAATGAATTAAGAGACCATTTATTAGCGGGTGAGTAAAAACCGAAAGGGGAGGAGAATATGAAACGGCCAACTCTGGAAGAAAAGAAATCATTCATTACATGGTTTATCCAAAATTACCAGCTCAAAAGAAGAGAATCACTATGGATTTTAAACTATTTATTAAATCATGAACTGCTATTAAAAAACATCCATTTTGTTGAAGACATCGCCTTAACCAACCGAGGTATGGGGCTAGCGACTGTTGGTAGCTCCAATGAGCCATTCGTTTATTTTAAGGAAGGGAAACGGTTTGATGATCCGGAACAAGCTTTTCATGACCTACGTCTGAACTGGAAAGAAGATTTTTTCCTAGAACTCTATTTTGATGATGCCTATCACATTCTGTCTCGTTATGGTGTACTTGAAGAGAACCCATTTTTAGAAGTCGAAGATCAATTTTCAGCAGAGCTGATTACTCGTGTTGAAGAATCATTGACACGTTTATCTTGGCAAGAAAGAAAAAATCAACTCATGATTTTGATTGATCAAGCGCTTGTTGATAATAATCAAGACGATTTTAACTTGTATACAAAAGAGTTAAAAGCAATGGATGAAAAAAATAAGATATAGATTACTCGCTCTAAGAGTAATAGATTGGATTTGACATGATTAATATAAAGCAAATACCTGAATTTAATAAAGCATCCTCCATTTTAGAACGAATTGAAAAAGAGGGTTATGAAGCTTATTTTGTAGGTGGGGGTGTCCGAGATACCTTATTAGGCCTGCCCATTTCAGATGTGGATATTGCTAGTAGCGCAACTCCGGAAGAAATTAAACGCTTCTTCCCAGTGACGTTTGATGTCGGAATTCAACACGGTACCGTAATGGTTTTACATGAAAAAGAAACATATGAAATTACGACTTTTCGAACAGAATCAAAGTACGAAAAATTTCGACGACCTGAAAAAGTAAACTATGTGAGGAGTTTGAGAGAGGATCTCAAACGACGTGATTTTACGATTAATGCGATAGCATTAAACCGCCAAGGTCAATTGGAAGATCCTTTTGATGGACAGCGGGATATAAAAGCAAAGATTATCCGAGCAGTAGGTAATCCCTCTGAACGATTCCGTGAAGATGCGTTAAGAATGATGCGAGCAGCACGCTTTATGAGCCAGTTAGCGTTTGAAGTAGAAGAGAATACCAAAGAAGCAGTTCGCTACTATCATCCGTTACTCTCAAAAATTGCTGTCGAACGGACACGAGAAGAATGGACAAAACTCCTAATCGGTCGGAATAGAAAGGGAGGGATCAAGTTTTTTGTAGA
This genomic interval from Jeotgalibaca arthritidis contains the following:
- a CDS encoding tetratricopeptide repeat protein — its product is MNNEAKKMFEAIRLNEQEEAFVHFEESLKQSKEEQDVNGLAEFGQALHLAGFLDQAKDVYDLLKEIAPGLTEWDLFLAEIAIDQNRIEDGLDILLQIDQTSDLYPNALLMMADAYQTMGLYEVSEYKIKEAMKILPDEVVLTYALAQLYHSNGKYKEAISLYEDLVEKDTVDMWQENLFILLADCHNVIGNFEEGIEYLEQLYDDQHTSDSLFQLGFAYLQVKQYNRSIKILEQLLEKDPDYNTAYYYLAVSLEEDHQHQEALEMIKRAIAVNAFQADYYLLEAKLNLKLDNKVEAEAALDRALGLEPDLMEAQLLKLDLLIGQDAFEEVVNVIEAEDDANKQNQQFQWRLAKAYNELEDYDKAGLAFEQAYLTLADNLSFLEDYSDFLREEGNQEKLAELVAKALMLDANHPYFNELRDHLLAGE
- a CDS encoding YpiB family protein → MKRPTLEEKKSFITWFIQNYQLKRRESLWILNYLLNHELLLKNIHFVEDIALTNRGMGLATVGSSNEPFVYFKEGKRFDDPEQAFHDLRLNWKEDFFLELYFDDAYHILSRYGVLEENPFLEVEDQFSAELITRVEESLTRLSWQERKNQLMILIDQALVDNNQDDFNLYTKELKAMDEKNKI